A genomic region of Thermodesulfitimonas autotrophica contains the following coding sequences:
- the rodA gene encoding rod shape-determining protein RodA — protein MRARKILRTLDYTLLVTAILIVLYGLVAISSATHVTNPAATDPFLFMKRQALWALIGFTAAGLLVCWRYEELPRYATALYIVNLALLAAVLFVGHTALGAQRWIRLGPFLLQPSEFAKLIIIVTLANFLARREGKLRSFRELVPVFLYVGLPLLLILKQPDLGTSLVFIAITFAMLYMAGARTSVLAFLGSAGLLGSGAWIWAHLKFGVWLPLKEYQVTRLTIFLNPWQDWQGAGYHMIQSQIALGSGGLLGRGLYNGTQNQLNFLPEQHTDFIFSVVGEELGFVGAAALLLLYFVLIFRGIKIAAAAKDTFGRLLATGIVTMLLFHILVNVGMTMGIMPVTGIPLPLFSYGGSALLTNLAAIGLLENIYVRRQQIIF, from the coding sequence TTGCGCGCCAGAAAAATATTACGCACGCTTGACTACACGCTTTTGGTTACGGCCATCCTCATTGTTCTTTACGGCCTGGTGGCGATCTCGAGTGCTACCCACGTTACAAACCCTGCCGCAACGGACCCTTTTCTCTTTATGAAGCGGCAGGCGCTCTGGGCGCTCATCGGCTTCACGGCGGCGGGCCTCCTGGTCTGCTGGCGCTACGAAGAGCTGCCGCGCTACGCTACGGCCCTTTACATAGTGAATTTAGCGCTCTTAGCGGCGGTGCTCTTTGTGGGGCATACGGCCCTCGGGGCGCAGCGCTGGATCAGGCTTGGCCCCTTCCTGCTGCAACCGTCCGAGTTCGCCAAGCTGATTATCATCGTAACGCTGGCAAACTTTCTCGCCCGACGGGAGGGAAAGCTCAGGAGCTTCCGGGAGCTGGTGCCCGTGTTTCTTTACGTCGGCCTGCCGCTCTTACTTATCCTCAAGCAGCCTGACCTGGGGACCTCGCTCGTTTTTATCGCCATAACGTTCGCTATGCTCTATATGGCCGGCGCGCGGACGAGCGTGCTTGCCTTCTTAGGGAGCGCGGGGCTTTTGGGGAGCGGAGCCTGGATCTGGGCCCACCTGAAGTTCGGCGTCTGGCTGCCCCTGAAGGAGTATCAGGTTACGCGGCTGACGATTTTTCTCAACCCCTGGCAAGACTGGCAGGGAGCCGGTTACCACATGATTCAGTCCCAGATTGCTCTCGGTTCCGGGGGGCTGTTGGGACGGGGGCTTTACAACGGCACGCAGAACCAGTTGAATTTCCTGCCCGAGCAACACACAGACTTCATTTTTTCGGTGGTCGGCGAAGAGTTAGGCTTCGTTGGGGCGGCCGCGCTGCTGCTGCTTTATTTCGTGCTTATCTTCCGGGGGATAAAGATTGCGGCGGCCGCGAAGGATACCTTCGGCCGGCTGTTAGCCACGGGTATCGTGACGATGCTCCTTTTTCACATCCTGGTCAATGTGGGTATGACCATGGGCATCATGCCGGTAACGGGCATTCCGCTGCCTCTCTTCAGTTACGGCGGCAGCGCCCTGCTTACGAACCTGGCCGCCATCGGGCTCCTCGAAAACATTTACGTCCGCAGACAGCAGATCATCTTTTAA
- a CDS encoding manganese-dependent inorganic pyrophosphatase — translation MSEVYVIGHKSPDTDTVCSAIVYAALKGYTPARPGELNEETAYVLDYFKVPAPVLLENAAGKKLVLVDHNEPAQVVNGGDQAEIIEVIDHHKMNFVCNKPIYVHVEPVGSTATVIAKQYMDKIKTNPTWAGLLLAAILSDTVIFKSPTTTDEDKAIAAELAKVAGIADVQAFGIDIKKAKASIKGKPIADVIHVDFKDFDFGGKKVGIGQTELVDINEAYDRKDEIVNYLNELKANKGYAMVVFIATDIIKEGSELYFAGDPAMMEKAFGVKPEGPSFWLQGCMSRKKQVAPPLEKAFTS, via the coding sequence ATGAGTGAAGTTTACGTAATTGGCCATAAGAGCCCCGACACCGATACCGTCTGCTCGGCGATCGTTTACGCCGCACTCAAAGGCTACACCCCCGCCCGGCCGGGCGAGCTCAACGAGGAGACCGCCTACGTCCTCGACTACTTCAAGGTTCCGGCGCCGGTGCTCCTCGAGAACGCGGCGGGCAAAAAGCTGGTCCTTGTGGACCACAACGAGCCGGCACAGGTGGTCAACGGCGGCGACCAGGCCGAGATCATCGAGGTCATCGACCACCACAAGATGAATTTCGTCTGCAACAAGCCGATCTACGTCCATGTTGAGCCTGTTGGGAGCACCGCTACGGTCATCGCCAAGCAGTACATGGACAAGATCAAGACCAATCCTACCTGGGCCGGGCTCCTGCTCGCGGCAATTCTCTCGGATACCGTTATCTTTAAGTCCCCCACCACCACCGACGAAGACAAGGCGATTGCGGCAGAACTGGCCAAGGTAGCCGGCATCGCCGACGTCCAGGCTTTCGGCATTGATATCAAGAAAGCTAAAGCGAGCATTAAGGGCAAACCGATAGCCGACGTGATCCACGTTGACTTCAAAGATTTCGACTTCGGCGGCAAGAAGGTAGGCATCGGGCAGACCGAGCTTGTGGACATTAACGAGGCCTACGACCGGAAAGACGAAATCGTGAACTATCTCAACGAGCTAAAGGCTAACAAGGGCTACGCGATGGTAGTCTTCATCGCCACCGACATCATCAAGGAAGGTTCCGAGCTCTACTTCGCCGGCGACCCGGCGATGATGGAGAAGGCCTTTGGGGTCAAGCCTGAAGGGCCCTCCTTCTGGCTCCAGGGCTGCATGTCCCGGAAGAAGCAGGTTGCGCCGCCGTTGGAGAAAGCCTTCACTTCTTAA
- the secG gene encoding preprotein translocase subunit SecG, translating into MLKGIVTAVYVLICLLLITVVVLQSGRAAGLSGAIGGGAESLFGKKKGLDEWLAKVTVWVAVLFGALSLLLVIWR; encoded by the coding sequence ATGCTCAAGGGGATTGTGACCGCCGTTTACGTGCTTATCTGCTTGTTGCTCATCACTGTGGTTGTGCTCCAGTCGGGCCGGGCCGCCGGGCTTTCCGGGGCTATCGGCGGGGGAGCAGAAAGCCTTTTCGGCAAGAAGAAGGGGCTTGACGAATGGCTCGCGAAGGTGACCGTGTGGGTGGCGGTTCTCTTCGGGGCGCTTTCCCTGCTGCTGGTCATCTGGCGGTAA
- a CDS encoding murein hydrolase activator EnvC family protein, which yields MAGLGDWPQVQPKRAGTGKRLLYQVVAALALFLVVLGLKESGGPVGKKVEVGLRRVLTTEWNYQPVLERVVRHGLLAVGADLPFWGEPAKPAGAPAAPKLLVPVSGRVSRGYGWNKNPATGLEEFHPGVDIEASPGTPVRAVAAGKVAKIGTDPALGNYLLLDHGKNEATLYAHLGSVEVTLGQKVAAGEVIGTTGDNGDVAGGGLHFEYRENGRPVDPFERIAVTGKGQRE from the coding sequence TTGGCAGGGCTGGGCGACTGGCCGCAGGTTCAACCGAAAAGGGCCGGAACGGGGAAACGGTTGCTCTACCAGGTGGTAGCGGCCTTAGCGCTTTTTCTGGTTGTTCTGGGCTTAAAAGAGAGCGGCGGGCCGGTAGGGAAGAAGGTAGAAGTGGGCCTGCGCAGGGTACTTACCACCGAGTGGAACTACCAGCCGGTGCTGGAAAGGGTTGTCCGCCACGGGCTGCTCGCTGTCGGTGCGGATTTGCCGTTTTGGGGTGAGCCCGCGAAGCCGGCAGGAGCACCGGCGGCGCCGAAGCTGCTTGTTCCGGTATCGGGCCGGGTTAGCCGCGGCTACGGCTGGAATAAGAATCCGGCTACGGGGCTGGAGGAGTTTCATCCCGGCGTAGATATCGAAGCCAGTCCCGGGACGCCGGTCCGGGCGGTGGCGGCCGGAAAGGTGGCCAAAATCGGCACCGACCCCGCGCTCGGGAATTATCTCCTCCTTGACCACGGGAAAAACGAGGCAACCCTCTACGCGCATCTCGGCAGTGTTGAGGTAACCCTAGGCCAGAAGGTTGCTGCGGGCGAGGTTATCGGCACAACCGGTGATAACGGTGATGTTGCCGGGGGCGGCCTGCACTTTGAGTACCGGGAAAACGGGCGGCCGGTTGATCCGTTCGAGCGTATCGCGGTCACCGGTAAGGGGCAAAGGGAATAG
- a CDS encoding HD-GYP domain-containing protein, which translates to MKKKFFPSVDPRLERWLAATAVLIFLVAVIAVDYLTEEQPLHSIVLPLFYTLPLLLALLISRLMAIVVAGVGALSAALIPVLKGRFLPYAAADNAMLLVSLVSVLALYLIVGAFVRTAALRKEAEERALRLQQIFFGTVSALSNLLDARDPHTARHSHNVAGYALAIAREMDLPRAQREAIYIAGLLHDIGKIGVAEALLKKPGRLLPGEWEEVKRHPVLSYRILRDIPELQEIAIITLYHHEWWDGRGYPYGLKGEQIPLGARILCVADSFDAMISERVYKPALAPEAAIAELKRCAGSQFDPAVVEAFLRCLEKGAPMQRPEAFRFEMAFGLS; encoded by the coding sequence TTGAAGAAAAAATTCTTTCCTTCCGTCGACCCCCGGTTGGAGCGCTGGCTGGCCGCCACCGCTGTGCTGATCTTTCTTGTTGCCGTAATCGCCGTCGATTATCTGACTGAGGAACAGCCGTTGCACAGCATAGTGCTGCCGCTCTTTTATACTCTGCCGCTTTTGCTAGCGCTACTCATCTCCCGGTTGATGGCCATCGTGGTGGCCGGGGTGGGGGCGCTAAGCGCAGCACTGATACCCGTCCTGAAAGGGCGTTTTCTCCCTTACGCGGCGGCCGATAACGCCATGCTCTTGGTTTCCCTCGTTTCCGTGCTGGCGCTCTACCTGATCGTGGGAGCCTTTGTCCGGACGGCGGCGCTCAGGAAGGAGGCGGAGGAAAGAGCCCTGCGCCTGCAGCAGATTTTCTTTGGTACGGTCAGCGCGCTCAGCAACCTTCTCGACGCCCGCGACCCCCATACGGCCCGGCACTCGCATAATGTTGCCGGCTACGCGCTGGCAATCGCGCGCGAGATGGATTTGCCGCGCGCCCAACGGGAGGCGATTTACATTGCCGGGCTGCTGCACGATATCGGTAAAATTGGTGTTGCGGAAGCCCTTTTGAAGAAGCCCGGCAGGCTTCTCCCTGGAGAGTGGGAGGAAGTGAAGCGCCATCCGGTTTTAAGCTACCGCATCCTCCGCGACATTCCCGAGTTGCAGGAGATTGCCATTATCACCCTTTACCACCACGAGTGGTGGGACGGTAGGGGGTATCCTTACGGCCTCAAAGGGGAGCAGATTCCCTTGGGGGCACGCATCCTTTGTGTGGCGGACAGTTTTGACGCGATGATTTCGGAGCGGGTCTACAAGCCGGCGTTGGCTCCCGAGGCGGCCATCGCGGAACTAAAGCGGTGTGCGGGCAGCCAGTTTGACCCGGCCGTGGTAGAGGCCTTCCTCCGTTGCCTCGAAAAAGGAGCGCCAATGCAGCGGCCGGAAGCCTTCCGCTTCGAGATGGCTTTCGGTCTTTCATAG
- a CDS encoding site-2 protease family protein — translation MALTSGYPRLRIHPLLFLFLTVYFAAGMIERAAAAFAALLAHEAGHLIAGRRLGAVTGRIELLPFGGITYVENVNALSLTGQIAFALAGPATNLLLFCAGLGLVRYGYLTGKTGQFFLTVNLLLAAFNLLPGLPLDGGRVLAAFLSRKKGLYRATYLGARLGQLTGLLTFAGGVLGPLSGRWGLDVAGVGLFLIWAATRELRFAPYLFLRQLLAKEREFAAARVLPGAVLVALEEARLLDVAHLFRPGCFSFVVVTDYRGEWKGVLSESAVIRALTTGGGSVKVGTILPAATQNERPRV, via the coding sequence GTGGCCCTTACTTCCGGCTATCCGCGGCTCCGCATCCACCCGCTGCTATTCCTCTTCCTTACGGTTTATTTCGCCGCCGGCATGATAGAGCGGGCGGCAGCGGCTTTTGCGGCGCTACTCGCCCACGAAGCAGGCCACCTGATAGCGGGTCGCCGCCTGGGTGCGGTAACCGGGAGGATCGAACTCCTTCCCTTTGGCGGTATCACCTATGTGGAGAACGTCAATGCCCTTAGCCTTACCGGGCAGATCGCCTTCGCGCTTGCCGGGCCGGCGACGAACCTTTTGCTTTTCTGTGCGGGCCTCGGGCTGGTCCGCTACGGCTACCTTACCGGGAAAACGGGCCAGTTTTTCTTAACCGTGAACCTTCTCCTGGCGGCCTTCAACCTGCTGCCCGGGCTACCCCTTGACGGCGGGCGGGTGCTCGCCGCCTTTCTATCACGCAAAAAGGGCCTTTACCGGGCGACTTACCTCGGCGCGCGGCTGGGACAGCTCACCGGGCTGCTCACCTTCGCCGGCGGCGTTTTGGGCCCGCTTTCCGGCCGCTGGGGGCTGGACGTGGCCGGGGTCGGTCTTTTTCTTATCTGGGCGGCGACCCGCGAGCTCCGCTTCGCGCCCTACCTCTTTCTGCGGCAGCTCCTGGCCAAAGAACGGGAGTTCGCCGCCGCGCGGGTGCTTCCGGGTGCGGTGCTGGTTGCGCTTGAGGAGGCGCGACTCTTAGATGTGGCCCATCTTTTCCGCCCCGGCTGCTTTTCCTTTGTTGTGGTGACCGATTACCGGGGTGAATGGAAAGGAGTTTTGAGCGAATCCGCAGTCATCCGGGCCCTTACTACCGGGGGGGGCAGCGTCAAGGTGGGCACCATCTTGCCTGCCGC
- a CDS encoding class I SAM-dependent methyltransferase, producing the protein MALFDAYARSYDAWFTTLRGQVVWEVERKLLCDFLRPRPGEEILDAGCGTGLLTRELAARGVNVTGIDISPAMLAVAREKTREFPNVVLACADITALPLPSCAFDGVVCFTALEFVSRPGEALREMWRVLKPGGRMVLGVLNALSPWAWARAGRGVFAHAHFYSYREMRALIKETLGRVPLRWAGAVYFPPCCPEFCLRYTGLFELLGSAFARPFSAVLVFRIDKTG; encoded by the coding sequence GTGGCGCTTTTCGACGCGTACGCAAGAAGTTACGACGCATGGTTCACAACCCTTCGGGGCCAGGTGGTCTGGGAGGTAGAGCGGAAGCTGCTCTGCGACTTTCTGCGGCCGCGGCCCGGCGAAGAGATCCTCGACGCGGGGTGCGGCACGGGCCTTCTGACAAGGGAACTGGCGGCCCGCGGCGTGAACGTGACGGGAATCGATATTTCGCCGGCTATGCTGGCGGTGGCCCGGGAAAAGACCCGGGAGTTTCCCAATGTTGTCCTGGCCTGCGCCGACATCACCGCTTTGCCGCTTCCTTCCTGCGCCTTTGACGGGGTGGTCTGCTTCACCGCCTTGGAGTTCGTCTCCCGCCCGGGGGAGGCGTTGCGCGAGATGTGGCGGGTCCTAAAACCCGGCGGCCGCATGGTTTTAGGGGTGCTGAACGCTTTAAGCCCTTGGGCCTGGGCCCGGGCGGGCCGTGGTGTTTTCGCCCACGCCCACTTCTACTCTTACCGAGAGATGCGCGCCCTGATTAAAGAGACGCTTGGTCGCGTCCCTCTCCGGTGGGCGGGCGCCGTTTATTTTCCCCCTTGTTGCCCGGAATTTTGCCTGCGGTACACCGGGCTTTTCGAATTGCTCGGTTCTGCCTTCGCGCGGCCTTTCAGCGCGGTGCTCGTTTTCCGGATCGATAAAACTGGTTAG